In Denticeps clupeoides chromosome 1, fDenClu1.1, whole genome shotgun sequence, a single window of DNA contains:
- the LOC114797811 gene encoding rho-related GTP-binding protein RhoB, which yields MAAIRKKLVVVGDGACGKTCLLIVFSKDEFPEVYVPTVFENYVADIEVDSKQVELALWDTAGQEDYDRLRPLSYPDTDVILMCFSVDSPDSLENIPEKWVPEVKHFCPNVPIILVANKKDLRNDENVRNELARMKQEPVKTEDGRAMAVRIGAYDYLECSARTKDGVREVFETATRAALQKRSRPAGGCVNCCKLL from the coding sequence ATGGCCGCTATTCGGAAAAAACTGGTGGTGGTCGGAGACGGGGCGTGCGGGAAGACCTGTCTGCTCATCGTGTTCAGCAAGGACGAGTTCCCCGAGGTTTACGTGCCCACGGTCTTCGAGAACTACGTGGCGGACATCGAGGTGGACAGCAAGCAAGTGGAGCTGGCCCTGTGGGACACGGCAGGGCAGGAAGACTACGACCGCCTGCGGCCCCTGTCCTACCCGGACACCGACGTGATCCTCATGTGCTTCTCCGTGGACAGCCCGGACTCGCTGGAGAACATCCCCGAGAAGTGGGTGCCCGAGGTCAAGCACTTCTGCCCGAACGTGCCCATCATCCTGGTCGCCAACAAAAAGGACTTGCGCAACGACGAGAACGTGCGCAACGAGCTGGCCCGGATGAAGCAGGAGCCGGTGAAGACCGAGGACGGGCGGGCCATGGCCGTGCGCATAGGCGCGTACGACTACCTGGAGTGCTCCGCCAGGACCAAAGACGGGGTGCGGGAGGTGTTCGAGACGGCCACCCGCGCCGCGCTGCAGAAGAGGTCCAGGCCGGCCGGTGGCTGCGTGAACTGCTGCAAACTGCTGTGA
- the hs1bp3 gene encoding HCLS1-binding protein 3 — translation MPVGLITSRSLQNESTGIDLQVPQHQEIHGAMMTGHVEYLIIVVTRIASFKSAKHKPGDVVQFVVSKKFSEIDGFYQKLIAQYPSVCLPPMPRKALFVGETDILERRAAFDKLVKFIAKHSTLATSPELLEFLGADNTLPDLKPRNVFDCEKWDDDEEEGSDFFSKDEDAAVGTRQSKAVQPIKLSDQPDDEFLDPLGGERAKKLKKANPEPAPKPEPKPSKPMLSLFEDEEGTPEEELFTPVKKHGDLKLFEDPDLGGAVTACDSLLIPEACRSNVFSVDCGLEENVDELFRLEEDLGKLLSVSKAKPKVALKPKPGIPPKPLSLSQSGRGAVVTVPDSKVQAMDQMDILRYIQQNEAAASDDLDLF, via the exons ATGCCCGTGGGACTTATTACGAGCAG GTCTCTACAGAATGAGTCCACTGGCATTGATCTGCAGGTGCCTCAGCACCAGGAGATCCACGGGGCCATGATGACTGGACACGTggagtatctgatcattgtggTCACGCGAATCGCGTCCTTCAAGTCTGCCAAGCACAAGCCTGGAGATGTTGTACAGTTTGTG GTCTCAAAGAAATTCAGTGAAATTGATGGGTTTTATCAAAAACTCATTGCACAGTACCCGAGCGTCTGCTTGCCACCTATGCCCCGCAAGGCCCTGTTTGTGGGGGAGACGGACATTCTTGAGCGCAGAGCTGCTTTCGACAAACTCGTCAAGTTCATCGCCAAACATTCCACGCTGGCTACCTCTCCTGAGCTGCTGGAGTTTTTGG GTGCGGATAACACACTTCCTGACCTCAAACCGAGGAACGTTTTTGACTGTGAGAAGTGGGATGACGACGAGGAGGAGGGGTCTGATTTCTTCAGCAAAGATGAAGATGCTGCTGTAGGGACTAGGCAGTCAAAGGCAGTTCAGCCAATAAAGTTGTCAGACCAACCTGATGATGAATTTCTAGACCCCTTGGGGGGTGAAAG AGCTAAAAAGCTGAAGAAGGCTAATCCTGAGCCAGCACCGAAACCTGAACCAAAGCCAAGCAAGCCGATGCTCTCTCTTTTTGAAGATGAGGAGGGGACCCCAGAAGAGGAGCTCTTTACGCCAGTCAAAAAGCATG GTGATTTGAAGCTGTTTGAGGATCCCGATCTGGGCGGAGCCGTGACAGCATGCGACTCATTGCTGATTCCAGAAGCCTGCAgatccaatgtgttttctgttgaCTGTGGCCTGGAGGAGAACGTAGACGAGCTTTTCAG ATTGGAAGAGGATTTGGGCAAACTTCTTTCTGTCAGTAAAGCCAAACCCAAGGTTGCACTCAAGCCCAAACCTGGAATACCCCCAAAACCTTTATCTTTGTCCCAGAGTGGCAGGGGTGCTGTGGTCACTGTCCCAGACAGCAAAGTCCAGGCTATGGATCAGATGGATATCCTCAGGTACATCCAACAGAACGAGGCTGCAGCTAGTGATGACCTGGACCTGTTTTAG